The following proteins are encoded in a genomic region of Bradyrhizobium sp. SK17:
- a CDS encoding exopolysaccharide transport family protein: MKFGRRAGPRRSEATEPAASWESAGVPAGQSSTAITKGVLSVPGVIAFLRENGQRILMLAAVIFAIGVIVLMLIPARYAATALVVVDPRELRVTTDQDVLPGIGQDAAALQSYVEIAKSDGFLGPLIDQLKVAEDNDISGGGTDATRLLDRFRKRLDISRRGLTYVIAITFTSNNPQRAAYYANAVAEAFVASQRGTRTVATDEAADWLKSRLKALNDRLRSSEDAVARFKLEHRIVNAGKDATTQQLRVTDLTQQVAAARARSEEAKARYEQSQRDLKANVDGPIKQDLLSTLRAQRSALNDQIAQKRGVLGDRHPDLVMALSQLSDLNRQIDIERKKNIDTAKSEYEAQRDQQKALEDQLKAVEQQILVDGQSLVKLQDLQRDADANKNIYEQFLSRYKTTDEQRGLQSSQTKIASRATPPLRSTLPPLSLLLVALAIVSLLSSTAIVAMPGLTQVPIRTIPVPRRAEAPVPPPALPPGLPVLARIPNMVSPDAVRSVWQTPIATAVEPDLSAYLQLLIENIEQLPGPHGKVALLLSVEAGAGGSTVARSLNRSAVKSGTLCVLIEMESGRIDAVPAQGSGMIRADLPSVVELLGASSKAPPYPPDDIRADFGLIIVDASSLAMRSEAVALAAHADLVILVVREGAANSVAIAKARADLSGFGSVPTALVVNRAAANAGVREARDEALGLAS, from the coding sequence ATGAAGTTCGGTCGCCGCGCAGGCCCGAGACGTTCCGAAGCCACGGAACCCGCAGCGTCGTGGGAATCTGCCGGCGTGCCGGCCGGCCAGTCCTCCACAGCCATCACCAAGGGCGTGCTGAGCGTCCCAGGCGTGATCGCCTTTCTTCGCGAGAACGGCCAGCGCATCCTGATGCTTGCCGCGGTCATCTTCGCGATCGGCGTCATCGTGTTGATGTTGATCCCGGCGCGTTACGCCGCCACCGCTCTGGTCGTGGTCGACCCGCGTGAACTGCGCGTCACGACCGATCAGGATGTGCTGCCGGGCATCGGGCAGGATGCCGCGGCATTGCAGAGCTATGTCGAGATCGCCAAATCCGACGGCTTTCTCGGGCCGCTGATCGATCAGCTCAAGGTCGCCGAGGACAACGACATCTCGGGAGGCGGGACCGATGCCACGCGTCTGCTCGACCGGTTCCGCAAGCGGCTCGATATCTCCCGGCGCGGATTGACCTATGTCATCGCCATCACCTTCACGTCCAACAATCCGCAACGCGCGGCGTACTACGCCAACGCGGTTGCCGAGGCGTTCGTCGCCAGCCAGCGCGGCACCCGCACCGTGGCAACCGACGAAGCCGCCGACTGGCTGAAGAGCCGGCTCAAGGCACTGAACGACCGGCTGCGCTCATCGGAAGATGCCGTCGCCAGGTTCAAGCTCGAGCACCGGATCGTCAATGCCGGCAAGGATGCAACCACGCAACAATTGCGCGTCACCGATCTGACGCAGCAGGTCGCCGCGGCGCGCGCTCGCAGCGAGGAGGCCAAGGCCCGTTACGAGCAGTCGCAGCGCGACCTCAAGGCGAATGTCGACGGGCCGATCAAGCAGGACCTGCTGAGCACGCTGCGCGCCCAGCGCTCCGCGCTCAATGACCAGATCGCGCAGAAGCGCGGGGTGCTCGGCGACCGTCATCCCGACCTCGTGATGGCGCTCAGCCAGCTCAGCGACCTCAATCGGCAGATCGACATCGAGCGGAAGAAGAACATCGATACCGCGAAGTCGGAATACGAAGCGCAGCGCGACCAGCAGAAGGCTCTCGAAGACCAGTTGAAGGCGGTCGAGCAGCAAATCCTGGTCGACGGTCAGTCGCTCGTCAAGTTGCAGGACTTGCAGCGCGATGCCGACGCCAACAAGAACATCTACGAGCAGTTCCTCTCACGCTACAAGACGACGGACGAGCAGCGCGGCCTGCAAAGCTCGCAGACCAAGATCGCATCGCGCGCGACGCCGCCGTTGCGCTCGACGCTTCCGCCACTCTCGCTGCTGCTCGTCGCGCTTGCGATCGTCTCGCTGCTGTCGTCGACCGCGATTGTCGCCATGCCTGGTCTGACCCAGGTCCCGATCAGGACGATCCCGGTGCCTCGCCGCGCCGAGGCGCCGGTGCCGCCACCCGCGCTGCCGCCGGGGTTGCCCGTGCTGGCGCGCATTCCCAACATGGTGTCGCCGGATGCCGTCAGGAGCGTGTGGCAGACGCCGATTGCCACGGCGGTCGAGCCAGATCTCAGCGCGTATCTTCAATTGCTGATCGAGAACATCGAGCAGCTTCCGGGACCGCACGGCAAGGTGGCGCTGCTGCTGTCGGTCGAGGCCGGCGCGGGCGGCAGCACCGTCGCGCGGTCGCTCAACCGGTCGGCGGTCAAGAGCGGCACGCTCTGCGTCCTGATCGAGATGGAATCCGGACGCATCGATGCGGTGCCGGCGCAAGGCTCCGGAATGATCCGGGCCGATCTGCCGTCGGTCGTCGAGCTGCTGGGGGCCAGCAGCAAGGCACCGCCATATCCGCCTGACGACATTCGCGCCGATTTCGGCCTGATCATCGTTGACGCCTCGTCGCTTGCCATGCGGTCTGAGGCGGTGGCGCTGGCGGCCCACGCCGATCTCGTGATCCTGGTGGTTCGTGAAGGCGCCGCCAACTCGGTCGCCATCGCCAAGGCGCGGGCCGATCTATCCGGGTTCGGCTCGGTGCCGACCGCGCTTGTCGTCAATCGCGCGGCGGCCAACGCCGGTGTTCGCGAAGCCCGGGACGAAGCCCTGGGCCTGGCGAGCTGA
- a CDS encoding glycosyltransferase family 4 protein, whose protein sequence is MLHYRPSTELREAPTASRESKPKLRVVLVQTQAENAGAQEISRLLGSGLIARGYDVANLFFFRKSDSFDEPPNTFYCAPSRPGNPLALLRMLRTLAGHLRTIRPDVVLTFQHFGNVIGGGVSRLVCRAPVIANQVSSALSMSLPVRAADIVMGSTGFFQCITLNSRDMEREYARYPAPYRARMKHVPHGFDDKSHSLPKDVARQQFKLPTERTLLGCAARLHPHKRLDAAIRLLAADPSWHLALAGQGADEERLRALANELDVMDRLHFIGEIPPRQMADFLACLDVFVFPTQAETFGLAAVEAASAGIPCVVNDLPVLREVLSYQGQPAAVFVDAADEAEFSAAVSKVLTDHSLSDRLRQSAVGLKSRYSLDAMIEEYVRILGNAVGMDAH, encoded by the coding sequence GTGCTCCATTACAGGCCAAGCACAGAATTGCGCGAGGCACCGACCGCATCGCGCGAGAGCAAGCCGAAGCTGCGCGTCGTCCTGGTGCAGACCCAGGCCGAGAATGCCGGCGCGCAGGAGATATCACGGCTGCTCGGCAGCGGACTTATCGCGCGCGGCTATGACGTCGCCAACCTGTTCTTCTTCCGCAAATCGGATTCCTTCGACGAGCCTCCCAACACGTTCTATTGCGCGCCGAGCCGCCCGGGAAACCCGCTGGCGCTGCTGCGGATGCTGCGGACGCTCGCCGGTCACCTCAGGACCATCCGGCCCGATGTCGTCCTGACCTTTCAGCACTTCGGCAATGTGATCGGCGGCGGCGTGTCGCGTCTCGTCTGCCGCGCTCCAGTCATCGCCAACCAGGTGTCCTCGGCGCTGTCGATGAGCCTGCCGGTGCGCGCCGCCGACATCGTCATGGGCTCGACCGGCTTCTTCCAGTGCATCACGCTGAATTCGCGGGACATGGAACGTGAATACGCCCGCTATCCAGCGCCCTATCGGGCGCGGATGAAGCACGTCCCGCACGGCTTCGACGACAAGTCGCACAGCCTGCCGAAAGACGTTGCGCGGCAACAATTCAAGCTGCCGACGGAGCGTACCCTGCTCGGCTGCGCGGCGCGGCTGCACCCGCACAAGCGGCTCGATGCCGCAATTCGCCTGCTGGCTGCCGACCCATCCTGGCACCTCGCGCTGGCTGGCCAGGGCGCCGACGAGGAACGGCTCAGGGCGTTGGCGAATGAGCTTGATGTCATGGACCGGCTCCATTTCATCGGCGAGATTCCGCCGCGCCAGATGGCCGACTTCCTGGCCTGCCTCGATGTGTTCGTATTCCCCACTCAGGCGGAAACCTTTGGCCTCGCCGCCGTCGAAGCCGCCAGCGCCGGCATTCCCTGCGTGGTCAACGATCTCCCCGTGCTGCGCGAGGTGCTGTCCTACCAGGGGCAACCCGCGGCGGTGTTCGTCGACGCTGCCGACGAGGCCGAGTTCTCGGCCGCGGTGTCGAAAGTCCTGACAGATCATTCGTTGAGCGACCGGCTGCGGCAAAGCGCCGTGGGTCTCAAGTCGCGCTATTCATTGGATGCCATGATAGAGGAATACGTCCGCATTCTCGGCAATGCCGTGGGAATGGACGCGCACTAG